A genome region from Cucumis sativus cultivar 9930 chromosome 4, Cucumber_9930_V3, whole genome shotgun sequence includes the following:
- the LOC101215717 gene encoding uncharacterized protein LOC101215717, translating into MGKLLCDSTTAVAESFPTTSPAVNWRDQNSSSVIDANGALDLLDQTTATATAVVPTAWDDVLGLEDQQRRQLQRLHAKGVLWKHPEENTIDSSSSMSLRSVVFRLSHGGEVSSDGNCLFTASHKAMNMAREVDARELRRRTVRRFLDDFGSARLEEVEVINEAIRHLYSPDLKNGWGIHVVQEVKFLAKKEDRPALDGAIDELVQLGMQRETAAESIYKERCIPINDGASWAKYMSISGSLGDEFDIITLQYTEDGLLSVDENREGHAAAFGDDIAIECLATEFKREIYVVQAHGSDAMVDEENCVFFLPHRPRSEICEVPFFLFMKGTGWCGAGADHYEPLIAHCSSIVSQEKVAMVL; encoded by the exons ATGGGCAAGTTACTTTGTGATTCCACCACGGCTGTAGCCGAGTCTTTTCCGACCACCTCTCCGGCCGTTAATTGGAGGGACCAGAACTCTTCCTCTGTCATAGATGCTAATGGAGCTTTAGATCTTCTTGACCAGACAACCGCAACCGCAACCGCCGTTGTACCTACTGCTTGGGATGATGTTCTTGGTCTCGAGGACCAGCAGAGGCGGCAGCTTCAGAGACTTCATGCTAAAGGCGTTCTCTGGAAGCATCCCGAGGAGAATACTATTGATTCATCCTCCTCTATGTCTTTGAGATCTGTTGTGTTTCGTCTCTCGCATGGTGGTGAGGTGTCTTCTGATGGAAACTGTTTGTTTACGGCTTCTCATAAGGCTATGAACATGGCGCGTGAGGTCGACGCTCGGGAACTTCGACGGCGGACGGTCAGGCGATTCTTGGACGATTTTGGATCTGCCAGATTGGAGGAGGTTGAGGTCATTAATGAGGCGATTAGGCATCTATATTCTCCCGATCTGAAGAATGGATGGGGAATCCATGTGGTTCAGGAGGTTAAATTCTTGGCCAAGAAAGAGGATCGGCCGGCATTGGACGGAGCTATCGATGAGCTTGTTCAACTCGGCATGCAGAG AGAAACGGCAGCGGAGTCGATTTACAAAGAAAGATGTATTCCGATCAACGACGGTGCGAGTTGGGCGAAATACATGTCAATTTCCGGTTCCCTTGGGGATGAATTCGATATTATAACTCTGCAATACACAGAGGACGGGTTGTTATCTGTGGATGAGAACAGAGAAGGCCACGCCGCAGCTTTTGGGGATGACATAGCGATTGAATGTCTTGCAACAGAGTTCAAGCGTGAGATATACGTT GTGCAAGCACATGGATCCGACGCAATGGTTGATGAAGAAAATTgcgttttctttcttccacaCCGACCCAGGAGCGAAATTTGCGAAGttcctttctttctattcATGAAAGGAACAG GTTGGTGTGGCGCCGGAGCAGACCATTACGAGCCTCTCATCGCCCACTGTTCTTCAATTGTTTCACAGGAAAAAGTGGCAATGGTACTTTGA
- the LOC105435337 gene encoding uncharacterized protein LOC105435337 gives MEIKHKAKIHPSPPPSSSSSVFKLLPAAILALASLLSLDDREVLAYMIARSIQSSAFTSATRVSRKKSTKKPPINTGNSNVVTTTTTTTNTTYHKTPLFSCDCFYCYTAYWCRWDSSPNRELIHQAIEAFEDHLTNGEKPKKNTGRGKRRDRIGRQGSTDNKTLPVVHCPTSVNDECVDVPLSPVVEDEGSVVKEVEESGPVVEDVGGGEHQKGLATKVLPDVLGFFNSRLWSLWSPNL, from the coding sequence ATGGAGATTAAGCACAAAGCTAAAATTCACCCATCGCCGCCTccctcctcttcctcctccgTCTTCAAGCTTCTACCAGCCGCTATCTTAGCCTTAGCTTCACTCCTCTCTCTCGACGACCGTGAAGTCCTTGCTTACATGATCGCCAGGTCCATTCAATCCTCTGCATTCACTTCCGCCACTCGCGTTTCCAGGAAGAAATCCACCAAAAAACCACCAATCAATACCGGAAACAGTAATGTTgttactactactactactacgACTAATACTACTTATCATAAAACTCCTTTGTTTAGTTGCGATTGCTTCTACTGCTACACTGCCTACTGGTGCCGCTGGGACTCCTCTCCCAATCGCGAACTAATCCACCAAGCCATCGAGGCGTTTGAAGATCATTTAACCAACGGTGAGAAGCCGAAGAAGAATACCGGTAgaggaaagagaagagataGAATCGGGCGTCAAGGTAGTACTGATAATAAGACTCTACCTGTTGTTCATTGTCCAACGTCGGTTAACGATGAGTGCGTCGACGTTCCATTATCGCCGGTGGTGGAAGATGAAGGAAGTGTGGTGAAGGAAGTTGAAGAGAGTGGTCCGGTGGTGGAAGATGTAGGCGGCGGGGAGCATCAGAAGGGTTTGGCGACGAAGGTACTACCGGACGTGTTGGGGTTTTTTAATTCGCGTTTATGGAGTCTGTGGAGTCCGaatctttaa